The genomic segment GTTCGTCGGGCCGAAGGCCGTGCGGACCGGCGGGACCCGGGCGCTCCTGCTGGCGGCCCTCCCGCTGGGGCCGGTCACGCCGGTCACCCGGAGCCTGCTCAAGTACGCCACGATGGGCCCCGGTTCGTCGCCCGAGCGGGTCGACACCTGCGCGCGCATCGTGCACGCCTGCCCCCGGCAGGCCCGTGCGTCCTGGGGGCGCGTGCTCTCGGAACTCGATCTGGACCTGGACGTGGCGGAGTTGCGGGTGCCGACCGCGGTGCTGGTGGGCCTGGAGGACCGGATGACCCCGCCCGCGCACGCCCGTGCGCTCGCGGCCGCCCTGCCGGAGTTCCTCGGCCTCACCGAGCTGCCCGGGATGGGGCACATGACGCCGCTCGAAGCACCGGAAGCCGTCACCGCGAAGATGCGCGAACTTGTCGCCGGTCACCTCACCGGGACCGCCACGAACGAGAAGGAGGACGCCGTATGAGCGCCGGACGGAGCCTCGAAGGACAGGTCGTCGTCGTCACCGGCGCGGCCCGCGGCGTGGGTGAACTGCTCGCCCGCAAGCTGTCGGCGCGTGGCGCCACGCTGGCCCTGGTCGGCCTGGAGCCGGAGGAGCTGAAGCGGGTCTCGGAGCGGCTGTACGGGGAGAGCGCCCACTGGTACGCGGACGTCACCGACCACGAGGCGATGGAGCAGGTGGCCCAGGAGGTGAAGGCCCGCTTCGGCAAGGTGGACGTGGTCGTCGCCAACGCCGGGGTCGCCACCGGGGGGCCGTTCGTCGACTCCGACCCGGTGGCCTGGCGCCGGGTCATCGAGGTCAACCTGATCGGCAGCGCGGTGACCGGCCGGGCGTTCCTGCCCGTACTGATGGAGAGCCGCGGCTACTTCCTGCAGATAGCGTCGCTCGCCGCGATCACCCCGGCGCCGATGATGAGCGCGTACTGCGCCTCGAAGTCGGGCGTCGAGGCGTTCGCGCACAGCCTGCGGGCCGAGGT from the Streptomyces sp. NBC_01335 genome contains:
- a CDS encoding alpha/beta fold hydrolase, with the translated sequence MSARRSRRRTGNPVPVPGRTLFAVSADGSRVHVELYGPEEAPAVVLAHGWTCSTRFWDAQIADLAVDHRVIAYDQRGHGGSPDVGPGGHSTDALADDLEAVLAATLAPGRKAVLAGHSMGGMTLMAAARRPRFREHAAAVLLCSTGSGRLADEARVFVGPKAVRTGGTRALLLAALPLGPVTPVTRSLLKYATMGPGSSPERVDTCARIVHACPRQARASWGRVLSELDLDLDVAELRVPTAVLVGLEDRMTPPAHARALAAALPEFLGLTELPGMGHMTPLEAPEAVTAKMRELVAGHLTGTATNEKEDAV
- a CDS encoding SDR family oxidoreductase, coding for MSAGRSLEGQVVVVTGAARGVGELLARKLSARGATLALVGLEPEELKRVSERLYGESAHWYADVTDHEAMEQVAQEVKARFGKVDVVVANAGVATGGPFVDSDPVAWRRVIEVNLIGSAVTGRAFLPVLMESRGYFLQIASLAAITPAPMMSAYCASKSGVEAFAHSLRAEVGYRGVRVGVGYLSWTDTDMVRGADQDEVMRELRGRLPWPANRTYPLGPAVDRIVAGIERRSSHVYAQWWLRGMQSVRGYLPTLIGTVGAREMKRFASRLDAIPKGLVGAGGAADTQARTPRR